GGGCGCTTGGGATCGTGGCGCATGTGGGCGAAGTACAGCGCCACCATCAGGTCGGTGCACGAGAGGCTCGTGCCCGGGTGGCCGCTCTTGCCGTCGCGGATCATGGTGATGATGTGGCGCCGGGCGGCCCGGGCGCGCTCGGCGAGTTCGGCGTGGCGCGCCGAGGTCTGCGGGATCGTCTGCTCCAAGTGTGCGCTCCTTCATGCGTGGGCATGCGTCGGCCACGGGTGGGCCCCGCCGAAAGGCGGTCCAAAAGGGCGGCCTGTCAGGCTTCAACCTGCATCAATCATATCATGGACGGGGCTTCCCCTGCTCGGCTCTCGCGAGCCCCCCTCGGCCCGGATCCTACTCCTCGACGTGCAGGTCCACCTCGAACAGGCGCCCCCAGGGAAGGCTAGCGACGATCCTGGCTATCGGATGCCGGGAGAAGCGCTCGCGCCACATGGCCGTCAGCCGGGGGCCCACCGTCGGCTCGAGCTCGGCGATGGAGGCGCCCGAGCGCAGCTCGGCGCGCAGCTCCTTGCGAAGGCACGCCTGGTAGAGCAGGTCGTCGGCCATCCGATCCAGCATGTACCGGCGCTGGGCGGCCTCGTCCCTGTGTGCCGGGTCGAGCCACGCGCTCGCCTGGGCGACCACCGTGCCCAGGGTGTTGCCCGCAGTGTTCCAGGCGGCGAAGGCCGCGAGCGTCGTGGGGTCCACCCCGTGGGCGAAGAGGGCGAGGTCGGCCCCGTTGGCGTAGGCCACGTCCGCGAGCGCCACCGGCCTGTCGCTGCGCTCGATGGTTCGGACGAAGGGGGTGAGGTCCCTCGGGGGGTGGTCCACCCGGTCGAGGTGAAGGTCCAGGACCAGGTCCCCCTGGCCGGTGGCCGGCGTGTTGGCCATCAGCCGAAAGTCGGCCTCCTCCGGGGTGGGGACCACCACGCCGCCCGCCGCCTGGACCTGAGAGGCGATGGTCCTGGCGAGGGGACGATCCTCGTACATGGGCACCATGTCGCCGCCGGTGGGCGTCGAGGTCTCGACGAAGAAGCGCGGGACCCGGCCGCGCACCCGGTTGAGGTGGCGAGCGACCAGGGCGCTTGCGACCTCGTCGGCCCCCGGGTAGACCAGCACCCTTTCCGAGAGCCCGGCTCGCTCGACGTGCGCGACCAGGGCGCGCTGCTCGCGCACGTTGAGGCCGAAGCGGCCCGTGTCGTCCTGGGTCAGCAGGAGGGCCTCGAAGCAGCCCTCGGCGGCCCAGTCGATCATCAGCCGGGTGACGGCGAAGTTGCGCTCGCGGGTGGCCAGGTAGTCCTCGATGACCGCGTCGGGGATGCGCGCGCGGGCCTCCTCGGCGGCCGCGCGGTCCGCCGAGAGCCCCTCCTGCTCGAACTTGTCCTGGTGATACGAGTAGGCGTAGATGGCGCGGCCGTGCGCGGCCCAGTAGGCCTTCTCCTCCTCGACGGCGGCCTCGGCGGAGAGGCGCATGGTGACGCTGAAGGCGTAGAGGGCAAGCTCAGGATGGCGTCGCTTGAGGGCCTGCAGCCGCTCGAGCCGCGCGCGGATCGTCGCGAGGGACTCGCTCGACTGGCGGCTCGGGATGAGGCCGCCGTACCCCAGGGTGTCGAGGGAGACGACCGCTCCCTGCGCCTCGGGGGCGCGGGCCTCGAGCCAGGCGAGAAGCGAGTCGGGGTCGGCCGGCCGCAAAAGGTTGCCCATGGCCTCGCGGGGCGGGCGCAGGACGCTCAGCCGGCCGATCGCCGCGATCTCGGCCGGCAGGCGGTAGGTGGCCGGGCGATCGTCGAGGGGGACGAGCAAGAGGGGGCGGGTCATGGAAAAGCCTCCTGGCAACGGTTTCGAGGGGAGTCGAGAAAGAGGGGGGCGGGGGCGTCCTTGGCGCGGATGGCGGTGTTCTGTCGGCACAATCGACCGATGACACTCCCTTCGTGAAAAACTATAATCCCCTCGCAAGCGGCGGAATGCCGCAGCCGGCAAGCGTTATGGCCCTGAGCCGGCAAGCCGCTGCCATGCGGCCGGGTATGAGGAGGGATCGTCGGTGTTATCGAATGCAACCAAAACAGGCCCCACGTTACTCAAGGTGTCTTCCAAGTCGAACCCGGCGTCGGTCGCAGGGGCGATCGCCGGCATGATCCGCGAGACGGGTCGCTGCGAGGTCCAGGCCATCGGGGCCGGGGCGGTCAACCAGACCGTCAAGGCCATCGGCATCGCCCGGGGGTACGTCGCCCCCGGCGGCATCGACCTGGTCGCGGTCCCGGCCTTCCTCGACATCGAGGTGCAAGGAGAGGAGCGAACCGCCATCCGGTTCATCGTCGAGCCGCGCCCCTAGGGGGCCTGGTCTCCTGCGCCGTCGCTCCTGAGGCGATCGCCCCACTGGAGCTTGCGGCGCAGGGTCGTGAAGAAGTCCCGCGTCTCGAGCCGGACCATCCTGGTCACGTGCGCGGAGCGCCTGAAGGTCATGGCGTCACCCGGCTGAAGATGGCCCACCGTGCGGCCATCCGCGGTCAGGATGGCGCCTTCGGCCCGTTCCTTGACCACGATCCGCACCGTGCGCTCGTCCGAGAGGACCAGGGGGCGCGCCGTCAGGGTGTGGGGGCAAATCGGCACGAAGATGAAGGCCGGCACGTCCGGGGCCATGATCGGCCCGTGGGCGGCCATGGCGTAGGCGGTCGAGCCGGTGGGGGTCGAGACGATGAAGCCGTCGGCCCCGTAAGTCGCCACGTGCGAGGCGTCGGCGAAGACCGCCGCCTCGAGCATGCGGCCCGAGGCGCCCTTCAGCACGACCCCCTCGTTCAGGGCGAGCTCGCTTGCGACCACCCGGCCGTCCCGCACCAGGGCGACCTCCATCAAGGGCCGCTCCTCGACGGCGTAGTCCCCCGCGATCAGGCGCTCGAGGCCCAAGGCCAGCTCGGGGTACGAGACCTCGGCCAGAAAGCCGAGCGTGCCCAGGTCCACCCCCAAGAGCGGCGTTTTGCTGGGGGCCACCATTCGCGCCGCCCTCAGGAAGGTCCCGTCGCCCCCGAGCACCACCACGGCGTCGACCGCGCCAAGGCCCGCGGCCGAGCCCGCGACCGCCACCGCCTCGCAGCCGAGCTGCTCGATGGTGAGCCTCACCTGGTCGACCAGGGCCTCGATCTCGGGCTTGGTGGCGTTGTACACCACCCCGATCGCCTTGGCCCTCATTCCGGGCTCTCCTCGAAGGCGCGCGCGTGGTGGGCGCGCTCGACCACCTCCGAGTAGGAGGGCACAGGCGCCTCGCTCGGCGTGCGCCGCCAGTAGGCGAGGAACTCGATGTTGCCCTCGGGCCCCTTGATCGGCGAGTGGGTGAGGCCCCACAGGTGAAGCCCGAGGGCCCCGGCCGCCGCGTCCACCTCGAAGAGGACCCGCTCGTGGACCTTGGCGTCGCGGACCACCCCGCCCTTGCCCACGTCCTGCTTGCCTGCCTGGAACTGGGGCTTGATGAGCGCCACCACGTCGCCGGGGGGGACGAGCAGGGCGGTGATGGCGCCCAGGACCTTCTCGAGCCCGATGAACGACACGTCGATCACGCACAGGTCGGGGCGCTCGGCCGGATCGGCCGAGAGGGCCTCTGGCAAGAGGTGCCGGACGTTGGTCCGCTCCATGACCACGACCCTCGGGTCCTGCCTGAGCTCCCAGGCGAGCTGTCCGTAGCCCACGTCCACCGCGTAGACCTTGCGGGCGCCGCGCCTCAGGAGCACGTCGGTGAAGCCCCCGGTGGAGGCCCCGGCGTCCATGGCGATCCGGCCCTCGACGGGGACCCGGAACGCCTCGAGGGCCTTCTCGAGCTTGAGGCCCCCGCGCGAGGCGTAGCCCGGCCCCTTGCGCTCGACGCTGAGCGCGGCCGCGGGGTCGGTGGGGGTGCCGGGCTTGGTGGCCGCGACCCCACCGACCTTGACCCAGCCGGCGATGACGGCCCGCTGGGCCTGCTCGCGGCTCGAGAAGTGGCCCTGCTGGACCAAAAGGGCGTCGAGGCGCTCCTTCTTGACCTTGCTCATGGGCTAGAGGGCATTGAGGGCGTTGATCGCGAAGGCGACCGCCACGCCGAGGATCGCCCCGCCGATCACCTCGCGCGGGGTGTGGCCCAGCAGCTCCTTGAGGTGGCTCTCCTTGAAGGAGAGGGAGTGCTGGAGGTCCTCGACGATCTTGTTGAGGATCCGCGCCTGCTTGCCCGCGGCCTGGCGGACGCCCGCCGCGTCGTACATGACGATGAAGGCGAAGACCAGGCTCACGTCGAAGAGGGGCGAGTGGACCCCCTCCAGGATGCCGACGGTGGTGGTCAGGCCCACGACCAGGCCGGTGTGGGAGCTCGGCATGCCGCCGGTGGTGACGAGGGTCCTGACGTCGATCTTGCGCTTCTTGAACCAGACCGTCGCGAACTTGATGAGCTGGGCGAGGGTCAAGGCGACGACCCCGGCGATGAGCGCCTGGTTTGCGATCACTAGTGCTTACGCTCCGAAACGAACCGGGCGATCGCCCGGAGGGGGGTCGCGGCGGCGCCCAGGGGCGCGAGGGCCTCCTCGGCCAGGCGGATCTGGCGCTCGGCCTCGGCGCGGGCGGCCGTGACGCCGTAGAGCGCCGGGTAGGTCGCCTTCTGGACGGCGACGTCCTTGCCCGGGCTCTTGCCCAGCTCCTCGGCGGTGCCCGTCAAGTCCAGAAGGTCGTCGACGATCTGGAAGGCGAGCCCGAGCGCCTCGGCGTAGGCGGTGAGGGCCGAGAGCTTGGCGTCGTCGGCCTGGGCGGCGTGGGCGCCCAGCCGGCAGGCCGCCCTCAGCAGCTCGCCGGTCTTGTGGCGGTGGATGTACTCGAGGGTCTCCTTGTCGACGGCCTGGCCCTCGGATCGCACGTCCACCACCTGGCCTGCGACCATGCCGAGGGTGGCCTTGGCGAACTCGGCGACGGCCAGGACGGCGCGCTCGGCCGGGATGTGGCGCGGCAGGTCCTCGCAGAGCACCTGGAAGGCGTAGGTCAACAGGCCGTCGCCCGCCAGGAGCGCGAGGGCCTCGCCGTACACCACGTGGTTGGTGGGCCGCCCCCGGCGCAGGGTGTCGTCGTCCATGCAAGGCAGGTCGTCGTGGACCAGGCTCTGGGTGTGGACCAGCTCCATGGCGCAGGCGGCGCCCATGGCGGCCTCCGGCTCGCCGCCAGCGGCCTCGCACGCGGCGAGCACCAGCATGGGCCGCAGGCGCTTGCCGCCCGCCACGACGCTGTAGGCCATCGCCTCCCACAGGGGCTCGGGCCGCCTCGGGGCGAGCAGGGCCGCCAGGGCGCCCTCGACGCGCGAGGCGCGGTCGTCCCAGTAGGCATCCAGCGAGAAGGTGTCGGTCGCCGAATCCAATTTCAGAAGTCCTTCCTGTTGAGCGCGCGCGGCGCGAGGGGAGCGGGCCGGGTGACCGCGCTTTCCCGGGCAGAGGGGCCCCGCCGGCCTGACGATTATACCGCACCGTCGCTTTCTTGTGGCTCTCGCCTCGCCCTCGCGCCCGGGCGGGCGAGCGCGGGCGATGTGCTAGAATGACCTGAAATGAACCGGGCTTGCAAGTATTTCACGCTTGCCAAGAATACGGTTCTCGGGGCCTCGTGCCCGCCTCCCTCCCTTAGCCGTCATCGAAGAGGAACACCGTCTTGAAACACTCCCTCGCGCTTTCCGTCGGTCTGGTCGCCCTGAGCTTCGGCGTCGCCTCGCCGGCCATGGCCCAGATGAAGACCTCCAAGCCCGCCGAGCCCAAGGTGGCCTCGCCCGCGGCGACCTCGTCGGCCACCCCCTCGGTCGAGGTCGAGCTGCCCGCGACCCCCTCGGCGACCATGTCGCTGCCGGTCGCGGCGGCCCCTGCTGCGCCCGCGAGCGCGGGCGGCGGCTTCTCGTGGCCCAAGTCGCCCGTGCCCATCAGCGTCGGGGTGGTGTTCGACGGCCCCGGCAGCCTGAGCACCGGGGGCTTCGAGCAGGTGCCGCTGACGGGCGTCGCCCAGGCGAACGTCCCCGGCCTCGGCACCGCCCAGACGGCTGCTTCGGGCTACGGCCTGACCGCCGAGCTTGGCCTGCCCATCGTGACGCTCGGCGCTCGCCTCCAGAACTACGGCTTCGAGGCGTCGCCCACGGCCAAGTTCGAGAACCTTCCGAGCGTGCCCGGCGCGACCCCCAACCCGCCCGCGACCATGGCGGCCTTCTTCCCCACCGGCTACCAGGAGGTCTCGGCGAGCGCGTTCGGCCTGTCGCTCGGCTACCGCAACGAGTCCTTCGGCGGCGGCGCCAACTACGCGGGCACCTACGGCAGCATCATGGGCGGCCTCGGCCTGGGCTTCGGCCTGTTCGACCTGGTGGGCGTCAACGCGGGCCTCAAGGCCGGCTACACCGTCGCGACCCCGGAGGCGCTCCCCAAGAACATCAAGCACATGCCGGTGGACGGTGACGCCCACGTCTACGCCAAGCTCTTCATGGTCAAGGCGAAGCTCGGCTACAAGCTCGCGGGCGCGGTCAACGCCGATCCCGGCGAGCTGGTCGCGGCCCTGACCAACCCGAGCTCGCTGATCCCCAAGGACGGCACCGGCATTCCCCAGGAGAAGGTCGATACCCTCACCGCGACCCGCTACGGGCTGTACAGCGGTCCCTACATGGGCATCGAGCTCAGCTTCTAGTTCATTCCCATCCCGCAGGGGGCCCCGCGCGGGTCCCCTGCTTGCTCTATCGCAGCAGGAGGACACCATGCGCATGCGCCTTGCGGCTCTCGCCGTCACGGTGGCGATCGCGGCCACCGGCGGCCTCGCCGCGCCGGCTTCGGCCTTCACCCCGGTCAGCGAGTTCAAGGACATCACCCCGGATCACTGGGCCTACAACGCGATCAAGGCGCTGGTCGAGAAGTACCAGATCATGGAGGGCTTCCCGGACAACACCTTCCGGGGCACCCGCACCATCTCGCGCTTCGAGCTCGCCGCGGCCCTCTCCAAGGTCATGGCCCGGGTCGAGGAGATGGTCGCCGCGGCCACCGGCGAGGCGCCCCAGCCCGCCCGCATCCAGCCCAGCGTGAACGCCGACGACCTGCGCACCATCGGCAGGCTCCAGCAGGAGTTCAAGGACGAGCTGACCGGCCTCAAGGGCCGCGTGGACACCCAGGACCAGCGCCTGGTCTCACTCGAGAAGCGCATGCGTCTCGGCGGCTCGCTCGAGGCCCTCTACCGCACCTACACGGTACAGCCTAACAAGCAGGCCTCCGAGATGGACGACCTGCGGATCGCCACCCACCTGACCCTCGACTCGGAGATGGCGCCGGACCTGTCCTACCGGGGGCAGCTCTCGATCTACAACGTCGGGGTCAAGCGCCTCGCCAACGGCTACCAGGGCACCGAGGGCGGCCAGTACAACGCCGCCTCCGACGCGGGCACGCCCCTCTACGTGCGGCGCTCCTACTTCTCCTGGACGCCTTCGGCGGTGTCGGTCCACGCGGGCGTCATGACCTTCTCGGACACCCTTCGCATCGGCTCGAGCCTCAAGAACGACTTCCGCACCGGCCCCACCTGGATCCAGGCCCAGAGCGGCTACGGCTTCGTCGGCACCCCGCCCCTGCAGCCGCCGGCCGCCCCCAGCACGACCGACCAGGGAACCCTGGTGACCGCCCCGATCGATCCCTTGTCGGGCCTGCCCATCATCCCGGGCCGGATCCACTGGAACCCGGGCGTCAACGTGGCCGAGGACCTGCTCGATCCCAACTCGGTCTGGGCGGTCAACACCGGATCGGCCCCCGCCGCGGTCGTCACCACGACCTTCGGCCCGGTCGAGCTGGGCGCCGGTCTCAACTACGGCACGCCGGGGGCCTCCACCCAGATGGCGCTGTCGGATCTGCCCCGCACCTTCCCCATGATCGCCGAGTACTACCAGGGCTACAGCCTCGCCAAGGCGGGCCTCGACCTCGGCATCGCCCGCATCGGGGCCTACGGCCGCGCCGACAACGGGGCGCTCACCCAGCTGACCAGCGGCTCGGTGCCGGGCAAGGGCTGGGGGGCCACGGTCGACCTGGGCACCGACGCCCTGGGCCTGAGCCTGAGCTTCGCCGAGATGACCCGTCGCAGCGCCTTCGACTCCAACCGCTACGCGGAATCGAGCGCGTTCCTGG
The Pantanalinema sp. DNA segment above includes these coding regions:
- a CDS encoding divergent PAP2 family protein, with protein sequence MIANQALIAGVVALTLAQLIKFATVWFKKRKIDVRTLVTTGGMPSSHTGLVVGLTTTVGILEGVHSPLFDVSLVFAFIVMYDAAGVRQAAGKQARILNKIVEDLQHSLSFKESHLKELLGHTPREVIGGAILGVAVAFAINALNAL
- a CDS encoding DUF4127 family protein, translated to MTRPLLLVPLDDRPATYRLPAEIAAIGRLSVLRPPREAMGNLLRPADPDSLLAWLEARAPEAQGAVVSLDTLGYGGLIPSRQSSESLATIRARLERLQALKRRHPELALYAFSVTMRLSAEAAVEEEKAYWAAHGRAIYAYSYHQDKFEQEGLSADRAAAEEARARIPDAVIEDYLATRERNFAVTRLMIDWAAEGCFEALLLTQDDTGRFGLNVREQRALVAHVERAGLSERVLVYPGADEVASALVARHLNRVRGRVPRFFVETSTPTGGDMVPMYEDRPLARTIASQVQAAGGVVVPTPEEADFRLMANTPATGQGDLVLDLHLDRVDHPPRDLTPFVRTIERSDRPVALADVAYANGADLALFAHGVDPTTLAAFAAWNTAGNTLGTVVAQASAWLDPAHRDEAAQRRYMLDRMADDLLYQACLRKELRAELRSGASIAELEPTVGPRLTAMWRERFSRHPIARIVASLPWGRLFEVDLHVEE
- a CDS encoding NAD(+)/NADH kinase, translated to MRAKAIGVVYNATKPEIEALVDQVRLTIEQLGCEAVAVAGSAAGLGAVDAVVVLGGDGTFLRAARMVAPSKTPLLGVDLGTLGFLAEVSYPELALGLERLIAGDYAVEERPLMEVALVRDGRVVASELALNEGVVLKGASGRMLEAAVFADASHVATYGADGFIVSTPTGSTAYAMAAHGPIMAPDVPAFIFVPICPHTLTARPLVLSDERTVRIVVKERAEGAILTADGRTVGHLQPGDAMTFRRSAHVTRMVRLETRDFFTTLRRKLQWGDRLRSDGAGDQAP
- a CDS encoding TlyA family RNA methyltransferase translates to MSKVKKERLDALLVQQGHFSSREQAQRAVIAGWVKVGGVAATKPGTPTDPAAALSVERKGPGYASRGGLKLEKALEAFRVPVEGRIAMDAGASTGGFTDVLLRRGARKVYAVDVGYGQLAWELRQDPRVVVMERTNVRHLLPEALSADPAERPDLCVIDVSFIGLEKVLGAITALLVPPGDVVALIKPQFQAGKQDVGKGGVVRDAKVHERVLFEVDAAAGALGLHLWGLTHSPIKGPEGNIEFLAYWRRTPSEAPVPSYSEVVERAHHARAFEESPE
- a CDS encoding stage V sporulation protein S; the encoded protein is MLSNATKTGPTLLKVSSKSNPASVAGAIAGMIRETGRCEVQAIGAGAVNQTVKAIGIARGYVAPGGIDLVAVPAFLDIEVQGEERTAIRFIVEPRP
- a CDS encoding farnesyl diphosphate synthase, yielding MDSATDTFSLDAYWDDRASRVEGALAALLAPRRPEPLWEAMAYSVVAGGKRLRPMLVLAACEAAGGEPEAAMGAACAMELVHTQSLVHDDLPCMDDDTLRRGRPTNHVVYGEALALLAGDGLLTYAFQVLCEDLPRHIPAERAVLAVAEFAKATLGMVAGQVVDVRSEGQAVDKETLEYIHRHKTGELLRAACRLGAHAAQADDAKLSALTAYAEALGLAFQIVDDLLDLTGTAEELGKSPGKDVAVQKATYPALYGVTAARAEAERQIRLAEEALAPLGAAATPLRAIARFVSERKH
- a CDS encoding iron uptake porin, coding for MRMRLAALAVTVAIAATGGLAAPASAFTPVSEFKDITPDHWAYNAIKALVEKYQIMEGFPDNTFRGTRTISRFELAAALSKVMARVEEMVAAATGEAPQPARIQPSVNADDLRTIGRLQQEFKDELTGLKGRVDTQDQRLVSLEKRMRLGGSLEALYRTYTVQPNKQASEMDDLRIATHLTLDSEMAPDLSYRGQLSIYNVGVKRLANGYQGTEGGQYNAASDAGTPLYVRRSYFSWTPSAVSVHAGVMTFSDTLRIGSSLKNDFRTGPTWIQAQSGYGFVGTPPLQPPAAPSTTDQGTLVTAPIDPLSGLPIIPGRIHWNPGVNVAEDLLDPNSVWAVNTGSAPAAVVTTTFGPVELGAGLNYGTPGASTQMALSDLPRTFPMIAEYYQGYSLAKAGLDLGIARIGAYGRADNGALTQLTSGSVPGKGWGATVDLGTDALGLSLSFAEMTRRSAFDSNRYAESSAFLVTNSLFGTGIGLGIGTKLGDSPAANQAGRAMSFMDYDWSSTGAYVRVPFFSVIPTLTIAAQHSGRSVFATDLGSGLSAIAEIQLSPGLPNLFLEYDMGRFYGTATSPSADPGKDNQLIGGGFPTHEQIVLG